A section of the Carya illinoinensis cultivar Pawnee chromosome 12, C.illinoinensisPawnee_v1, whole genome shotgun sequence genome encodes:
- the LOC122288966 gene encoding pentatricopeptide repeat-containing protein At4g22760 yields MLVTRLTTLLSNCLTVNQAEQIHAHILVNGLNHLEPLLVRQISLSTSNYSSRLARYLKLVIYQLKNPDTFSWGCTIRFFSQHGQFKEAFSLYVQMQRLGLCPNTFAASSALRACARVVDKIGGVSVHVQVYKSGFCGCVYVQTALVDFYSKVGDVVTAQLLFDEMVEKNVVSWNSILSGYLKSGNLAEAHRVFDEIPRKDVISWNSMVSGYARVGNMDQAGSLFQQMPEKNSASWNSMISGYVDCGSIKSARSIFDAMPRRNNISWITMIAGYSKWGDLESARKLFDQMDKNCLLSYNAMIACYAQNSRPQEAIGLFKQMLVSDADVQPDGMTLASVLSACSQLGDFKFGFWTESYIYKLGIELDDHLATALVDLYAKCGSIDKAYELFHALRTKDLIAYSAMILGCGINGKVVDSVRLFEEMVNACICPNLVTYTGLLTAYNHAGLVEEGYKCFNSMKDHGLLPSADHYGIMVDLLGRAGRLEEAYELIGSMPMKPHAGVWGALLLACRLHQNVELGEITARHCVELEPNSTGYIALLANIYASVGRWDDAKRLRKVAGDKRFTKTPGCSWIESI; encoded by the coding sequence ATGCTGGTAACGAGGCTAACAACCTTGTTGAGCAATTGCCTAACTGTCAACCAGGCGGAGCAAATCCACGCACACATCCTCGTAAATGGTCTTAACCACCTCGAGCCCCTCTTAGTCCGCCAAATCTCCCTCTCAACTTCCAACTACTCAAGTCGTCTTGCTCGATATCTAAAACTAGTCATTTACCAATTAAAAAACCCAGATACATTCTCTTGGGGTTGCACAATTCGGTTCTTTTCCCAGCATGGGCAATTCAAAGAAGCCTTTTCGCTTTATGTTCAAATGCAGAGACTGGGACTGTGTCCAAACACATTTGCTGCGTCCTCTGCTCTAAGGGCATGTGCTAGAGTTGTAgataagataggtggagtttCGGTACATGTTCAGGTTTATAAATCTGGGTTCTGTGGCTGCGTTTATGTGCAAACAGCTCTGGTGGATTTTTATTCGAAAGTGGGTGATGTAGTAACTGCACAGTTGTTGTTTGATGAGATGGTCGAGAAGAATGTCGTTTCGTGGAACTCTATATTGTCTGGGTATTTGAAATCTGGGAATTTAGCAGAGGCCCATAGGGTATTCGATGAGATTCCAAGGAAAGATGTTATCTCTTGGAATTCAATGGTTTCGGGGTACGCAAGAGTAGGAAATATGGACCAGGCAGGCTCTTTGTTTCAACAGATGCCAGAGAAAAACTCGGCTTCTTGGAACTCGATGATTAGTGGTTATGTTGATTGTGGGAGTATAAAATCAGCCAGAAGCATTTTTGATGCGATGCCTCgaagaaataatatttcttgGATCACAATGATTGCTGGGTACTCGAAATGGGGGGATCTTGAGTCTGCTCGCAAACTGTTTGATCAGATGGATAAGAATTGTCTACTTTCGTATAATGCAATGATAGCCTGCTATGCTCAGAATAGTCGGCCTCAGGAGGCCATTGGGCTGTTCAAACAGATGCTTGTGTCAGATGCAGATGTTCAGCCAGATGGGATGACTTTGGCTAGTGTTCTATCTGCTTGTTCACAACTAGGAGATTTCAAATTTGGGTTTTGGACTGagtcatatatttataaattaggtATTGAACTGGATGATCATTTGGCTACTGCTTTAGTAGACCTGTATGCGAAATGTGGAAGCATTGATAAAGCATATGAGTTGTTTCATGCCTTGAGGACAAAGGATCTAATTGCTTATTCTGCCATGATCTTAGGCTGTGGGATAAATGGTAAGGTAGTTGATTCGGTCAGGTTGTTTGAAGAGATGGTAAATGCCTGTATTTGCCCTAATTTAGTTACCTACACTGGGCTGCTAACTGCCTATAACCACGCTGGCTTGGTTGAAGAAGGCTACAAATGCTTTAACTCCATGAAGGACCATGGGCTTTTACCTTCAGCTGATCATTATGGGATTATGGTGGATCTTTTAGGAAGGGCTGGACGGTTGGAAGAAGCATATGAACTAATAGGGAGCATGCCAATGAAGCCTCATGCTGGGGTTTGGGGAGCTTTGCTTCTTGCTTGCAGATTACATCAAAATGTTGAGCTTGGGGAAATTACTGCTCGGCATTGCGTTGAGCTGGAGCCCAATTCAACTGGTTATATTGCTCTTCTCGCCAACATTTATGCTTCTGTCGGAAGGTGGGATGATGCCAAGAGACTGAGGAAGGTTGCAGGGGATAAGAGGTTCACAAAGACACCTGGTTGTAGTTGGATAGAATCTATCTGA